A stretch of Motacilla alba alba isolate MOTALB_02 chromosome 18, Motacilla_alba_V1.0_pri, whole genome shotgun sequence DNA encodes these proteins:
- the RNF157 gene encoding E3 ubiquitin ligase RNF157 isoform X2, with the protein MGALTSRQNAGVEEVDIPANSVYRYPPKSGSYFANHFIMGGEKFDSTQPEGYLFGENSDLNFLGNRPVVFPYAAPPPQEPVKTLRSLINIRKDTLRLVKCSEEVKTPGEEVSKAKVHYNVEFTFDTDARVAITIYYQATEEFHNGVASYTPRDNSLQSETVHYKRGVCQQFCVPSHTIDPSEWSEEELGFDLDREVYPMVVQAVVDEGEEHSGHCHVLLATFEKHSDGTFCVKPLKQKQVVDGVSYLLQEIYGIENKYNTQDSKVAEDEVSDNSAECVVCLSDVRDTLILPCRHLCLCNTCADTLRYQANNCPICRLPFRALLQIRAMRKKLGPLSPTSFNPIIASQTSDSEEHSSSENIPPGYEVVSLLEALNGPLTPSPAALPLRALGNPPGMGTLPSYGSDGPLPPLRALSPLERLPDCGPPGLKLKKSISKSISQNSSILPEEEDEKSCTESELRVARRRSPARHEEECGATPESENLTLSSSGAIDQSSCTGTPLSSTISSPEEPVSSSLAQSVMSMASSQSQHSQLSTDTVSSMSGSYIAPGTEEEEEEEEEEEGDMLPSPAAASATASDGESTPVESPDLNFVSISAEERDAEGNDVLEDEDASPTQEDGPRTGAFLGLRCDNNNDMGIAHVKALDNKLCSEACLPGPESANNNVGLQQTWPRCPPGPRDLEQAAAALPV; encoded by the exons atGGGGGCTCTGACCAGCCGGCAGAACGCAGGGGTGGAGGAAGTGGATATCCCCGCTAATTCCGTCTACAGATACCCCCCGAAATCCG GGAGTTACTTTGCCAACCACTTCATCATGGGCGGCGAGAAGTTCGACTCCACGCAGCCCGAGGGGTACCTCTTCGGCGAGAACAGCGACCTCAACTTCCTGGGCAACCGGCCCGTGGTG TTCCCTTATGCTGCTCCACCTCCTCAGGAACCCGTGAAGACCCTCAGGAGTTTGATCAATATCCGCAAGGACACCCTGCGCCTCGTCAA gTGCTCGGAGGAGGTGAAGACCCCGGGGGAAGAAGTGAGCAAAGCCAAGGTGCACTACAACGTGGAGTTCACCTTCGACACGGACGCCCGCGTGGCCATTACCATCTACTACCAAGCAACTGAGGAATTCCACAATGGGGTGGCGAG CTACACCCCCAGGGACAACAGCCTGCAGTCGGAGACGGTGCACTACAAGCGGGGGGTGTGCCAGCAGTTCTGTGTGCCCTCCCACACCATCGACCCGTCCGAGTGGAGCGAGGAGGAG ctgggCTTTGACCTGGACCGCGAGGTTTATCCCATGGTGGTGCAGGCAGTGGTGGATGAAGgagagg AGCACAGTGGGCACTGCCACGTGCTGCTGGCCACCTTTGAGAAG cacagTGATGGCACCTTCTGCGTGAAGCCCCTCAAGCAGAAGCAAGTG GTGGATGGTGTGAGCTACCTCCTGCAGGAGATCTACGGCATCGAGAACAAGTACAACACACAGGACTCCAAG gtggCCGAGGACGAGGTGAGCGATAACAGCGCCGAGTGCGTGGTTTGCCTGTCGGACGTCCGGGACACGCTGATCCTGCCCTGCCGCCACCTCTGCCTGTGCAACACCTGCGCCGACACCCTGCGCTACCAGGCCAACAACTGCCCCATCTGCCGGCTGC ctttCCGAGCCTTGCTTCAAATCCGAGCCATGAGGAAAAAGCTGGGCCCGCTCTCGCCCACCAGCTTCAACCCCATCATCGCCTCGCAGACCTCCGACTCCGAGGAGCACTCG TCCTCGGAGAACATCCCCCCGGGTTACGAGGTGGTGTCCCTGCTGGAGGCCCTCAACGGGCCGCTGACGCCGTCGCCAGCCGCGCTGCCCCTGCGAGCACTGGGGAACCCCCCTGGCATGGGGACCCTGCCCTCCTACGGCAGCGATGGCCCCCTGCCCCCCCTGAGAGCCCTGTCACCCCTCGAGCGCCTGCCCGACTGCGGCCCCCCGGGGCTCAAGCTGAAGAAGAGCATCTCCAA GTCCATCTCACAGAACTCCTCCATCCTGCCCGAAGAGGAGGATGAGAAGTCGTGCACTGAGTCAGAGCTGAGGGTCGCCAGGAGGAGATCCCCAGCCCGGCATGAGGAG GAATGTGGTGCAACCCCAGAGAGTGAAAACCTCACCCTGTCATCATCAGGAGCCATCGACCAGTCCTCGTGCACTGGGACACCCCTGTCCTCCACCATCTCGTCCCCAGAAG AGCCcgtgagcagcagcctggctcagtCCGTCATGTCCATGGCCTcctcccagagccagcactCCCAGCTAAGCACCGACACCGTGTCCTCCATGTCTGGCTCCTACATCGCCCCTGGCAcggaggaggaagaggaggaggaggaggaagaggagggggacATGCTCCCCTCGCCCGCAGCCGCAAGCGCCACAGCCTCTGATGGAGAG TCAACACCTGTGGAGTCCCCGGATCTGAATTTTGTCAGCATTTCTGCCGAGGAGCGCGATGCCGAG GGCAACGATGTGCTGGAGGACGAGGACGCCTCTCCCACACAGGAAGACG GCCCGAGGACAGGCGCTTTCCTCGGTCTGAGGTGTGACAATAACAATGACATGGGCATCGCACACGTGAAAGCGCTGGACAATAAACTGTGCTCTGAGGCCTGCTTACCTG GCCCAGAGTCAGCCAACAACAACGTGGGGCTGCAGCAGACctggccccgctgcccccctGGCCCCCGGGACCTGGAGCAGGCAGCGGCCGCCCTGCCCGTGTGA
- the RNF157 gene encoding E3 ubiquitin ligase RNF157 isoform X3 produces the protein MGALTSRQNAGVEEVDIPANSVYRYPPKSGSYFANHFIMGGEKFDSTQPEGYLFGENSDLNFLGNRPVVFPYAAPPPQEPVKTLRSLINIRKDTLRLVKCSEEVKTPGEEVSKAKVHYNVEFTFDTDARVAITIYYQATEEFHNGVASYTPRDNSLQSETVHYKRGVCQQFCVPSHTIDPSEWSEEELGFDLDREVYPMVVQAVVDEGEEHSGHCHVLLATFEKHSDGTFCVKPLKQKQVVDGVSYLLQEIYGIENKYNTQDSKVAEDEVSDNSAECVVCLSDVRDTLILPCRHLCLCNTCADTLRYQANNCPICRLPFRALLQIRAMRKKLGPLSPTSFNPIIASQTSDSEEHSSSENIPPGYEVVSLLEALNGPLTPSPAALPLRALGNPPGMGTLPSYGSDGPLPPLRALSPLERLPDCGPPGLKLKKSISKSISQNSSILPEEEDEKSCTESELRVARRRSPARHEEECGATPESENLTLSSSGAIDQSSCTGTPLSSTISSPEEPVSSSLAQSVMSMASSQSQHSQLSTDTVSSMSGSYIAPGTEEEEEEEEEEEGDMLPSPAAASATASDGESTPVESPDLNFVSISAEERDAEGNDVLEDEDASPTQEDGPRTGAFLGLRCDNNNDMGIAHVKALDNKLCSEACLPAAVPDSCPINIEE, from the exons atGGGGGCTCTGACCAGCCGGCAGAACGCAGGGGTGGAGGAAGTGGATATCCCCGCTAATTCCGTCTACAGATACCCCCCGAAATCCG GGAGTTACTTTGCCAACCACTTCATCATGGGCGGCGAGAAGTTCGACTCCACGCAGCCCGAGGGGTACCTCTTCGGCGAGAACAGCGACCTCAACTTCCTGGGCAACCGGCCCGTGGTG TTCCCTTATGCTGCTCCACCTCCTCAGGAACCCGTGAAGACCCTCAGGAGTTTGATCAATATCCGCAAGGACACCCTGCGCCTCGTCAA gTGCTCGGAGGAGGTGAAGACCCCGGGGGAAGAAGTGAGCAAAGCCAAGGTGCACTACAACGTGGAGTTCACCTTCGACACGGACGCCCGCGTGGCCATTACCATCTACTACCAAGCAACTGAGGAATTCCACAATGGGGTGGCGAG CTACACCCCCAGGGACAACAGCCTGCAGTCGGAGACGGTGCACTACAAGCGGGGGGTGTGCCAGCAGTTCTGTGTGCCCTCCCACACCATCGACCCGTCCGAGTGGAGCGAGGAGGAG ctgggCTTTGACCTGGACCGCGAGGTTTATCCCATGGTGGTGCAGGCAGTGGTGGATGAAGgagagg AGCACAGTGGGCACTGCCACGTGCTGCTGGCCACCTTTGAGAAG cacagTGATGGCACCTTCTGCGTGAAGCCCCTCAAGCAGAAGCAAGTG GTGGATGGTGTGAGCTACCTCCTGCAGGAGATCTACGGCATCGAGAACAAGTACAACACACAGGACTCCAAG gtggCCGAGGACGAGGTGAGCGATAACAGCGCCGAGTGCGTGGTTTGCCTGTCGGACGTCCGGGACACGCTGATCCTGCCCTGCCGCCACCTCTGCCTGTGCAACACCTGCGCCGACACCCTGCGCTACCAGGCCAACAACTGCCCCATCTGCCGGCTGC ctttCCGAGCCTTGCTTCAAATCCGAGCCATGAGGAAAAAGCTGGGCCCGCTCTCGCCCACCAGCTTCAACCCCATCATCGCCTCGCAGACCTCCGACTCCGAGGAGCACTCG TCCTCGGAGAACATCCCCCCGGGTTACGAGGTGGTGTCCCTGCTGGAGGCCCTCAACGGGCCGCTGACGCCGTCGCCAGCCGCGCTGCCCCTGCGAGCACTGGGGAACCCCCCTGGCATGGGGACCCTGCCCTCCTACGGCAGCGATGGCCCCCTGCCCCCCCTGAGAGCCCTGTCACCCCTCGAGCGCCTGCCCGACTGCGGCCCCCCGGGGCTCAAGCTGAAGAAGAGCATCTCCAA GTCCATCTCACAGAACTCCTCCATCCTGCCCGAAGAGGAGGATGAGAAGTCGTGCACTGAGTCAGAGCTGAGGGTCGCCAGGAGGAGATCCCCAGCCCGGCATGAGGAG GAATGTGGTGCAACCCCAGAGAGTGAAAACCTCACCCTGTCATCATCAGGAGCCATCGACCAGTCCTCGTGCACTGGGACACCCCTGTCCTCCACCATCTCGTCCCCAGAAG AGCCcgtgagcagcagcctggctcagtCCGTCATGTCCATGGCCTcctcccagagccagcactCCCAGCTAAGCACCGACACCGTGTCCTCCATGTCTGGCTCCTACATCGCCCCTGGCAcggaggaggaagaggaggaggaggaggaagaggagggggacATGCTCCCCTCGCCCGCAGCCGCAAGCGCCACAGCCTCTGATGGAGAG TCAACACCTGTGGAGTCCCCGGATCTGAATTTTGTCAGCATTTCTGCCGAGGAGCGCGATGCCGAG GGCAACGATGTGCTGGAGGACGAGGACGCCTCTCCCACACAGGAAGACG GCCCGAGGACAGGCGCTTTCCTCGGTCTGAGGTGTGACAATAACAATGACATGGGCATCGCACACGTGAAAGCGCTGGACAATAAACTGTGCTCTGAGGCCTGCTTACCTG CCGCCGTGCCGGACTCCTGCCCCATTAACATTGAGGAATAG
- the RNF157 gene encoding E3 ubiquitin ligase RNF157 isoform X1 produces the protein MGALTSRQNAGVEEVDIPANSVYRYPPKSGSYFANHFIMGGEKFDSTQPEGYLFGENSDLNFLGNRPVVFPYAAPPPQEPVKTLRSLINIRKDTLRLVKCSEEVKTPGEEVSKAKVHYNVEFTFDTDARVAITIYYQATEEFHNGVASYTPRDNSLQSETVHYKRGVCQQFCVPSHTIDPSEWSEEELGFDLDREVYPMVVQAVVDEGEEHSGHCHVLLATFEKHSDGTFCVKPLKQKQVVDGVSYLLQEIYGIENKYNTQDSKVAEDEVSDNSAECVVCLSDVRDTLILPCRHLCLCNTCADTLRYQANNCPICRLPFRALLQIRAMRKKLGPLSPTSFNPIIASQTSDSEEHSSSENIPPGYEVVSLLEALNGPLTPSPAALPLRALGNPPGMGTLPSYGSDGPLPPLRALSPLERLPDCGPPGLKLKKSISKSISQNSSILPEEEDEKSCTESELRVARRRSPARHEEECGATPESENLTLSSSGAIDQSSCTGTPLSSTISSPEEPVSSSLAQSVMSMASSQSQHSQLSTDTVSSMSGSYIAPGTEEEEEEEEEEEGDMLPSPAAASATASDGESTPVESPDLNFVSISAEERDAEGNDVLEDEDASPTQEDGPRTGAFLGLRCDNNNDMGIAHVKALDNKLCSEACLPGSSVCVKVHVRSVPTRFSPPTLVPLPCPELPKAAVPDSCPINIEE, from the exons atGGGGGCTCTGACCAGCCGGCAGAACGCAGGGGTGGAGGAAGTGGATATCCCCGCTAATTCCGTCTACAGATACCCCCCGAAATCCG GGAGTTACTTTGCCAACCACTTCATCATGGGCGGCGAGAAGTTCGACTCCACGCAGCCCGAGGGGTACCTCTTCGGCGAGAACAGCGACCTCAACTTCCTGGGCAACCGGCCCGTGGTG TTCCCTTATGCTGCTCCACCTCCTCAGGAACCCGTGAAGACCCTCAGGAGTTTGATCAATATCCGCAAGGACACCCTGCGCCTCGTCAA gTGCTCGGAGGAGGTGAAGACCCCGGGGGAAGAAGTGAGCAAAGCCAAGGTGCACTACAACGTGGAGTTCACCTTCGACACGGACGCCCGCGTGGCCATTACCATCTACTACCAAGCAACTGAGGAATTCCACAATGGGGTGGCGAG CTACACCCCCAGGGACAACAGCCTGCAGTCGGAGACGGTGCACTACAAGCGGGGGGTGTGCCAGCAGTTCTGTGTGCCCTCCCACACCATCGACCCGTCCGAGTGGAGCGAGGAGGAG ctgggCTTTGACCTGGACCGCGAGGTTTATCCCATGGTGGTGCAGGCAGTGGTGGATGAAGgagagg AGCACAGTGGGCACTGCCACGTGCTGCTGGCCACCTTTGAGAAG cacagTGATGGCACCTTCTGCGTGAAGCCCCTCAAGCAGAAGCAAGTG GTGGATGGTGTGAGCTACCTCCTGCAGGAGATCTACGGCATCGAGAACAAGTACAACACACAGGACTCCAAG gtggCCGAGGACGAGGTGAGCGATAACAGCGCCGAGTGCGTGGTTTGCCTGTCGGACGTCCGGGACACGCTGATCCTGCCCTGCCGCCACCTCTGCCTGTGCAACACCTGCGCCGACACCCTGCGCTACCAGGCCAACAACTGCCCCATCTGCCGGCTGC ctttCCGAGCCTTGCTTCAAATCCGAGCCATGAGGAAAAAGCTGGGCCCGCTCTCGCCCACCAGCTTCAACCCCATCATCGCCTCGCAGACCTCCGACTCCGAGGAGCACTCG TCCTCGGAGAACATCCCCCCGGGTTACGAGGTGGTGTCCCTGCTGGAGGCCCTCAACGGGCCGCTGACGCCGTCGCCAGCCGCGCTGCCCCTGCGAGCACTGGGGAACCCCCCTGGCATGGGGACCCTGCCCTCCTACGGCAGCGATGGCCCCCTGCCCCCCCTGAGAGCCCTGTCACCCCTCGAGCGCCTGCCCGACTGCGGCCCCCCGGGGCTCAAGCTGAAGAAGAGCATCTCCAA GTCCATCTCACAGAACTCCTCCATCCTGCCCGAAGAGGAGGATGAGAAGTCGTGCACTGAGTCAGAGCTGAGGGTCGCCAGGAGGAGATCCCCAGCCCGGCATGAGGAG GAATGTGGTGCAACCCCAGAGAGTGAAAACCTCACCCTGTCATCATCAGGAGCCATCGACCAGTCCTCGTGCACTGGGACACCCCTGTCCTCCACCATCTCGTCCCCAGAAG AGCCcgtgagcagcagcctggctcagtCCGTCATGTCCATGGCCTcctcccagagccagcactCCCAGCTAAGCACCGACACCGTGTCCTCCATGTCTGGCTCCTACATCGCCCCTGGCAcggaggaggaagaggaggaggaggaggaagaggagggggacATGCTCCCCTCGCCCGCAGCCGCAAGCGCCACAGCCTCTGATGGAGAG TCAACACCTGTGGAGTCCCCGGATCTGAATTTTGTCAGCATTTCTGCCGAGGAGCGCGATGCCGAG GGCAACGATGTGCTGGAGGACGAGGACGCCTCTCCCACACAGGAAGACG GCCCGAGGACAGGCGCTTTCCTCGGTCTGAGGTGTGACAATAACAATGACATGGGCATCGCACACGTGAAAGCGCTGGACAATAAACTGTGCTCTGAGGCCTGCTTACCTG GCTCCTCCGTCTGTGTGAAAGTTCATGTTCGCTCTGTGCCAACACGGTTTTCTCCACCCACGCTtgtgccccttccctgcccagagTTGCCCAAAG CCGCCGTGCCGGACTCCTGCCCCATTAACATTGAGGAATAG
- the RNF157 gene encoding E3 ubiquitin ligase RNF157 isoform X4, with translation MGALTSRQNAGVEEVDIPANSVYRYPPKSGSYFANHFIMGGEKFDSTQPEGYLFGENSDLNFLGNRPVVFPYAAPPPQEPVKTLRSLINIRKDTLRLVKCSEEVKTPGEEVSKAKVHYNVEFTFDTDARVAITIYYQATEEFHNGVASYTPRDNSLQSETVHYKRGVCQQFCVPSHTIDPSEWSEEELGFDLDREVYPMVVQAVVDEGEEHSGHCHVLLATFEKHSDGTFCVKPLKQKQVVDGVSYLLQEIYGIENKYNTQDSKVAEDEVSDNSAECVVCLSDVRDTLILPCRHLCLCNTCADTLRYQANNCPICRLPFRALLQIRAMRKKLGPLSPTSFNPIIASQTSDSEEHSSSENIPPGYEVVSLLEALNGPLTPSPAALPLRALGNPPGMGTLPSYGSDGPLPPLRALSPLERLPDCGPPGLKLKKSISKSISQNSSILPEEEDEKSCTESELRVARRRSPARHEEECGATPESENLTLSSSGAIDQSSCTGTPLSSTISSPEEPVSSSLAQSVMSMASSQSQHSQLSTDTVSSMSGSYIAPGTEEEEEEEEEEEGDMLPSPAAASATASDGESTPVESPDLNFVSISAEERDAEGNDVLEDEDASPTQEDAAVPDSCPINIEE, from the exons atGGGGGCTCTGACCAGCCGGCAGAACGCAGGGGTGGAGGAAGTGGATATCCCCGCTAATTCCGTCTACAGATACCCCCCGAAATCCG GGAGTTACTTTGCCAACCACTTCATCATGGGCGGCGAGAAGTTCGACTCCACGCAGCCCGAGGGGTACCTCTTCGGCGAGAACAGCGACCTCAACTTCCTGGGCAACCGGCCCGTGGTG TTCCCTTATGCTGCTCCACCTCCTCAGGAACCCGTGAAGACCCTCAGGAGTTTGATCAATATCCGCAAGGACACCCTGCGCCTCGTCAA gTGCTCGGAGGAGGTGAAGACCCCGGGGGAAGAAGTGAGCAAAGCCAAGGTGCACTACAACGTGGAGTTCACCTTCGACACGGACGCCCGCGTGGCCATTACCATCTACTACCAAGCAACTGAGGAATTCCACAATGGGGTGGCGAG CTACACCCCCAGGGACAACAGCCTGCAGTCGGAGACGGTGCACTACAAGCGGGGGGTGTGCCAGCAGTTCTGTGTGCCCTCCCACACCATCGACCCGTCCGAGTGGAGCGAGGAGGAG ctgggCTTTGACCTGGACCGCGAGGTTTATCCCATGGTGGTGCAGGCAGTGGTGGATGAAGgagagg AGCACAGTGGGCACTGCCACGTGCTGCTGGCCACCTTTGAGAAG cacagTGATGGCACCTTCTGCGTGAAGCCCCTCAAGCAGAAGCAAGTG GTGGATGGTGTGAGCTACCTCCTGCAGGAGATCTACGGCATCGAGAACAAGTACAACACACAGGACTCCAAG gtggCCGAGGACGAGGTGAGCGATAACAGCGCCGAGTGCGTGGTTTGCCTGTCGGACGTCCGGGACACGCTGATCCTGCCCTGCCGCCACCTCTGCCTGTGCAACACCTGCGCCGACACCCTGCGCTACCAGGCCAACAACTGCCCCATCTGCCGGCTGC ctttCCGAGCCTTGCTTCAAATCCGAGCCATGAGGAAAAAGCTGGGCCCGCTCTCGCCCACCAGCTTCAACCCCATCATCGCCTCGCAGACCTCCGACTCCGAGGAGCACTCG TCCTCGGAGAACATCCCCCCGGGTTACGAGGTGGTGTCCCTGCTGGAGGCCCTCAACGGGCCGCTGACGCCGTCGCCAGCCGCGCTGCCCCTGCGAGCACTGGGGAACCCCCCTGGCATGGGGACCCTGCCCTCCTACGGCAGCGATGGCCCCCTGCCCCCCCTGAGAGCCCTGTCACCCCTCGAGCGCCTGCCCGACTGCGGCCCCCCGGGGCTCAAGCTGAAGAAGAGCATCTCCAA GTCCATCTCACAGAACTCCTCCATCCTGCCCGAAGAGGAGGATGAGAAGTCGTGCACTGAGTCAGAGCTGAGGGTCGCCAGGAGGAGATCCCCAGCCCGGCATGAGGAG GAATGTGGTGCAACCCCAGAGAGTGAAAACCTCACCCTGTCATCATCAGGAGCCATCGACCAGTCCTCGTGCACTGGGACACCCCTGTCCTCCACCATCTCGTCCCCAGAAG AGCCcgtgagcagcagcctggctcagtCCGTCATGTCCATGGCCTcctcccagagccagcactCCCAGCTAAGCACCGACACCGTGTCCTCCATGTCTGGCTCCTACATCGCCCCTGGCAcggaggaggaagaggaggaggaggaggaagaggagggggacATGCTCCCCTCGCCCGCAGCCGCAAGCGCCACAGCCTCTGATGGAGAG TCAACACCTGTGGAGTCCCCGGATCTGAATTTTGTCAGCATTTCTGCCGAGGAGCGCGATGCCGAG GGCAACGATGTGCTGGAGGACGAGGACGCCTCTCCCACACAGGAAGACG CCGCCGTGCCGGACTCCTGCCCCATTAACATTGAGGAATAG
- the UBALD2 gene encoding UBA-like domain-containing protein 2 isoform X1, translating into MSVNMEELRHQVMINQFVLAAGCAADQAKQLLQAAHWQFETALSAFFQETNIPSSHHPPQMMCTPSNTPATPPNFPDALAMFSKLRTSESLQSSNSPITSMACSPPGSFSPFWASSPPSHQPAWLPPSSPTTHGLHHHLHHPQPSWPPTPPAPAPPQKAVATMDGQR; encoded by the exons aTGTCCGTCAACATGGAAGAGCTGCGGCACCAGGTGATGATCAACCAGTTCGTGCTGGCGGCGGGCTGCGCCGCCGACCAGgccaagcagctgctgcaggcggCACACTGGCAGTTCGAG ACAGCCCTCAGCGCCTTCTTCCAGGAGACCAACATTCCCAGCAGCCACCACCCCCCCCAGATG atGTGCACCCCCAGCAACACGCCGGCCACGCCGCCCAACTTCCCGGACGCGCTGGCCATGTTCTCCAAGCTGCGCACCTCGgagagcctgcagagcagcaacaGCCCCATCACCTCCATGGCCTGCTCCCCCCCGGGCAGCTTCAGCCCCTTCTGGGCCTCCTCGCCCCCCAGCCACCAGCCCGCCTGGCTGCCCCCGTCCTCGCCCACCACCCACGGCCTCCACCACCACCTGCACCACCCGCAGCCCTCCTGGCCGCCCACCCCCCCGGCCCCTGCCCCCCCACAGAAAGCCGTGGCCACCATGGATGGTCAGAGATAA
- the UBALD2 gene encoding UBA-like domain-containing protein 2 isoform X2 → MSVNMEELRHQVMINQFVLAAGCAADQAKQLLQAAHWQFEMCTPSNTPATPPNFPDALAMFSKLRTSESLQSSNSPITSMACSPPGSFSPFWASSPPSHQPAWLPPSSPTTHGLHHHLHHPQPSWPPTPPAPAPPQKAVATMDGQR, encoded by the exons aTGTCCGTCAACATGGAAGAGCTGCGGCACCAGGTGATGATCAACCAGTTCGTGCTGGCGGCGGGCTGCGCCGCCGACCAGgccaagcagctgctgcaggcggCACACTGGCAGTTCGAG atGTGCACCCCCAGCAACACGCCGGCCACGCCGCCCAACTTCCCGGACGCGCTGGCCATGTTCTCCAAGCTGCGCACCTCGgagagcctgcagagcagcaacaGCCCCATCACCTCCATGGCCTGCTCCCCCCCGGGCAGCTTCAGCCCCTTCTGGGCCTCCTCGCCCCCCAGCCACCAGCCCGCCTGGCTGCCCCCGTCCTCGCCCACCACCCACGGCCTCCACCACCACCTGCACCACCCGCAGCCCTCCTGGCCGCCCACCCCCCCGGCCCCTGCCCCCCCACAGAAAGCCGTGGCCACCATGGATGGTCAGAGATAA